A single window of Psychromonas ingrahamii 37 DNA harbors:
- a CDS encoding ABC transporter permease, whose product MFSVINRYMYDIYAKNVNLGVVAKQGFLIGFIVLLFVFSLFSDEFLQSRNVMTVISQAAIIGVIAIGVTFVIVGGNLDLSVGSMLSFGAVLVADLHDKIGAYPAIACMMMALLVIGSVNGFLVAYLKLNSLIVTLGMLSVIQGMTLIYTSGKNVDITAQDTSVFDFINKGTVFDIPVPIILFILLGLAMEILLKGTVFGRKLFATGGNPKAVLFSGINSAKVVFSTYLLSAFTTGCASILIASRVMGAQNTVGQGYELVVLAGVILGGASLLGGSGSIIKTILGVLVLKFLQNGLLLLGFQYYIQWVVTWVVIIFAVWLDIAVTRRKVLLD is encoded by the coding sequence ATGTTTAGTGTGATAAATAGATATATGTATGATATATATGCTAAAAATGTCAATCTTGGCGTTGTTGCAAAACAAGGGTTTTTGATCGGTTTTATTGTTCTTTTATTTGTATTTTCATTGTTTTCTGATGAGTTTTTACAATCAAGAAACGTAATGACAGTGATCAGTCAAGCAGCGATCATCGGTGTGATAGCGATAGGCGTCACCTTTGTTATTGTAGGCGGAAATTTAGACCTTTCCGTAGGTTCAATGTTGTCCTTTGGCGCGGTATTGGTGGCAGATCTCCACGATAAAATAGGGGCATATCCAGCCATCGCTTGCATGATGATGGCATTATTAGTTATTGGCTCAGTCAACGGTTTTTTAGTTGCATATTTAAAATTAAATTCATTAATTGTTACCTTAGGGATGCTTTCAGTTATCCAAGGTATGACACTGATATATACCAGTGGAAAAAATGTGGACATCACCGCTCAGGATACGAGCGTATTTGACTTTATTAATAAAGGTACTGTGTTTGATATACCGGTTCCAATAATTTTATTTATTCTGCTCGGTTTGGCAATGGAAATATTATTAAAAGGCACAGTGTTTGGCCGTAAATTATTTGCTACAGGTGGTAATCCTAAAGCCGTTTTGTTTTCTGGTATCAACAGTGCAAAAGTTGTATTTTCAACCTATTTATTATCTGCTTTTACGACGGGATGTGCCTCCATTCTTATTGCTTCAAGGGTCATGGGTGCACAAAATACGGTAGGTCAAGGTTATGAATTAGTTGTACTCGCAGGGGTAATCTTAGGCGGAGCAAGCCTATTAGGCGGCTCAGGCAGTATTATTAAAACAATACTCGGCGTTCTAGTCTTAAAATTTCTACAGAATGGATTATTACTATTAGGTTTTCAATATTATATACAGTGGGTCGTGACATGGGTGGTAATTATATTTGCTGTTTGGCTAGATATAGCAGTGACGAGACGAAAAGTATTGCTGGATTAA
- a CDS encoding sugar ABC transporter substrate-binding protein — translation MQKKLAITGLAFSICFSTFSFAKDYVIGVTQNNVGVDSYQTTYDIALKDTMTKYPNVEGIVLDAGGNVARQIAQVQDLIQQEVDAIILWPTNGQALTPIVRKAKQMGIPVIITNSNISEKGQEFITAFSGPNTITQGQYAAELMCEGLNGKGQVVQITGQPGYQTAINRQKGFEDSLAADCPGVSIIDSQPGDWNREKSQRVMENFITRFGTKIDGVYAADDNMGIGALNAIKEADLKNIKIVGATNFAVGYDAIKEGSYYGSVVQSPVSDAIAALAITMKILNGDKVEKDNYFDTPKVTLANIDEFERPVF, via the coding sequence ATGCAAAAGAAATTAGCCATTACTGGATTAGCATTTTCAATATGTTTTTCAACCTTTAGTTTTGCAAAAGACTACGTGATAGGTGTGACTCAAAACAATGTTGGGGTTGATAGCTACCAAACAACATATGACATTGCGTTAAAAGACACCATGACTAAATACCCAAATGTAGAAGGGATTGTCTTGGATGCCGGCGGTAATGTTGCGAGACAAATTGCACAAGTTCAGGACTTAATACAACAAGAGGTAGATGCAATTATATTGTGGCCTACCAATGGTCAAGCATTAACCCCAATCGTTCGTAAGGCTAAACAAATGGGGATTCCGGTCATTATTACAAACTCAAATATATCTGAGAAGGGTCAAGAATTCATAACTGCTTTTTCAGGACCAAATACAATTACACAAGGGCAATATGCCGCAGAACTGATGTGTGAAGGGTTGAATGGTAAAGGTCAAGTTGTTCAGATTACAGGCCAACCTGGGTATCAAACCGCAATTAACCGCCAAAAAGGATTCGAAGACTCTTTAGCTGCAGATTGTCCAGGAGTTTCAATTATCGACAGCCAACCTGGTGATTGGAATAGAGAAAAATCGCAAAGGGTGATGGAAAACTTTATTACTCGATTTGGTACGAAAATTGATGGTGTCTATGCCGCAGATGACAACATGGGAATTGGCGCACTGAATGCGATAAAAGAAGCTGATTTGAAAAATATTAAAATTGTAGGAGCAACGAATTTTGCTGTTGGTTATGACGCAATTAAAGAAGGGTCATATTATGGTTCAGTTGTCCAATCTCCTGTAAGTGATGCCATTGCGGCGTTAGCTATCACAATGAAAATCTTAAATGGAGATAAAGTAGAAAAAGACAATTATTTTGACACGCCTAAAGTTACTTTAGCAAACATAGACGAATTTGAAAGACCTGTTTTTTAA
- the groL gene encoding chaperonin GroEL (60 kDa chaperone family; promotes refolding of misfolded polypeptides especially under stressful conditions; forms two stacked rings of heptamers to form a barrel-shaped 14mer; ends can be capped by GroES; misfolded proteins enter the barrel where they are refolded when GroES binds) — MSAKAIKFNHHAREKMLKGVNILADSVKVTLGPKGRNVVIAQKYSRPIITKDGVTVAKEIELIDPFENMGAQLTKEVAFQASDSAGDGTTTATVLTQAIVNEGVNAISANMNPIDLKKGIDKCLHYALLELNLLSQNCDNLEKAEQIATISANGEEQIGKLIAQAMERIGTDGVVSVEDAQGYDDELIFKEGLAFDRGYLSPYFINNHEKSTVELNNPSILLLDDKLTHMEDLLPLLEKLANNRNPLLVIAEDINNEVLSRIIGNNMKNNLKVTVIKSPAFGSRRTEILQDLAIYTGGTVISPEIGMDLSEVDTDKLGNASKIIITDSNTTIVHGEGDPQLIMQRIKQLNSQLLNSSSEYDQKKLAERVAKLSGAIAIIKVGAATEVAMKEKKDRVEDALHATKAAIKEGIVPGGGVAYIRIAQTLASLEGDNPDQSFGIKILLKAMESPLKQIAKNAGNEPVEVLSTIKKQTGNFGFDAKNDRYGDMMEFGIIDPTKVTRCALEFAASIASLILTTEVMVADMEDNNANHANHDHAHSLNCSH, encoded by the coding sequence ATGTCAGCTAAAGCGATTAAATTTAACCACCATGCCCGTGAGAAGATGTTAAAAGGAGTTAACATCTTAGCCGATTCGGTTAAAGTGACTTTAGGTCCAAAGGGGCGAAATGTTGTTATTGCCCAAAAATACAGCCGTCCCATTATTACTAAAGATGGGGTCACCGTTGCGAAAGAAATTGAATTAATTGACCCTTTTGAAAACATGGGTGCCCAGTTGACAAAAGAAGTCGCCTTTCAGGCAAGTGACAGTGCTGGTGATGGCACCACAACAGCAACTGTATTAACTCAAGCTATTGTTAATGAAGGTGTGAATGCAATATCAGCTAATATGAACCCGATTGATTTAAAGAAAGGGATTGATAAATGCTTACACTATGCTCTGCTCGAATTAAATTTATTATCTCAAAATTGTGATAACTTAGAAAAAGCCGAACAAATTGCGACTATTTCAGCCAACGGTGAGGAACAGATTGGTAAATTAATTGCACAAGCAATGGAAAGAATTGGAACCGATGGTGTTGTTAGTGTCGAAGATGCTCAAGGATACGATGATGAATTGATTTTTAAAGAAGGACTCGCCTTTGATCGTGGTTACCTATCACCGTATTTTATTAACAATCATGAAAAATCGACAGTTGAATTAAATAACCCTTCTATTTTACTACTTGATGATAAATTAACCCATATGGAGGACTTACTTCCTTTACTTGAAAAGTTAGCAAACAATCGTAACCCGCTTCTTGTGATTGCAGAAGACATTAACAATGAGGTTTTATCGCGGATCATTGGTAATAATATGAAAAACAATCTAAAAGTGACTGTTATTAAATCACCCGCATTCGGTAGCAGACGGACTGAGATATTACAAGATTTAGCTATTTATACCGGTGGTACAGTTATTTCGCCTGAGATTGGCATGGATCTGTCGGAGGTGGATACCGATAAACTGGGTAATGCTTCAAAAATTATTATTACAGATTCAAACACCACTATTGTTCACGGTGAAGGCGATCCGCAACTTATTATGCAACGAATTAAACAATTAAATTCTCAACTCCTTAATTCATCTTCTGAATATGACCAGAAAAAATTAGCCGAACGTGTTGCTAAATTATCGGGTGCTATCGCCATCATTAAGGTCGGCGCTGCGACAGAAGTCGCCATGAAGGAAAAAAAGGATCGTGTTGAAGATGCCTTGCATGCAACAAAAGCAGCCATTAAAGAAGGTATTGTACCAGGAGGCGGCGTTGCATATATACGTATAGCACAAACTCTCGCTTCTCTTGAGGGCGACAATCCGGATCAGAGCTTTGGCATTAAAATTTTACTTAAAGCCATGGAATCGCCATTAAAGCAAATTGCTAAAAATGCTGGAAATGAACCTGTTGAAGTGCTTAGTACAATTAAAAAGCAAACCGGAAATTTTGGTTTTGATGCAAAAAACGATCGATATGGTGACATGATGGAGTTTGGTATTATTGACCCAACAAAAGTAACACGTTGTGCTTTAGAGTTTGCAGCATCTATCGCGAGTTTGATTTTGACAACAGAGGTAATGGTTGCAGATATGGAAGACAATAACGCAAATCATGCAAATCATGACCATGCCCATAGTTTAAACTGCAGCCACTAA
- a CDS encoding NCS2 family permease has translation MFEKLFKLNEHGTSVKTELIAGTTTFLTMAYIIFVNPQMLSAAGMDSGAVFVATCLAAALGCFIMGFYANYPVALAPGMGLNAFFSFVVVGHMGYSWQVALGAVFLSGICFTLLSLFKIREWIINSIPMAMRKGIAAGIGLFLALIALKNAGIVISNPPTLISLGDMHALPAILACVGFFLTIALAHYRVKGGVMFAILAITLIGFLAGDVEYNGIMSMPPSIAPTLLQMDIAGAFNVGMISIVFAFLFVDLFDTSGTLIAVADKGKLLDKEGNLPRLNRALLADSGASIAGSMLGTSTTTSYIESIAGVAEGGRTGLTAVTVGLLFLVALFFAPLAGMIPAYATTGALLYVAVLMVEGLKTINWDDITEAAPVVVVTLMMPLTFSIANGISLGFIAYAAIKVMSGKAKDLSASVWFLAALFLAKMIFFPG, from the coding sequence ATGTTCGAAAAACTGTTTAAACTCAACGAACACGGAACCTCAGTAAAAACTGAACTTATTGCAGGTACCACCACCTTTTTAACCATGGCTTATATCATTTTTGTTAACCCGCAAATGTTATCTGCCGCCGGTATGGACTCCGGAGCTGTCTTTGTAGCAACTTGTTTAGCAGCTGCACTCGGCTGCTTTATTATGGGATTTTATGCGAACTACCCTGTTGCACTCGCCCCTGGAATGGGTCTGAATGCCTTTTTCTCTTTTGTGGTTGTTGGCCATATGGGTTACTCATGGCAGGTTGCATTAGGCGCGGTTTTCCTGTCGGGCATCTGCTTTACACTGCTAAGCCTGTTTAAAATTCGCGAATGGATTATAAACTCAATTCCAATGGCGATGCGTAAAGGTATTGCAGCGGGTATCGGTTTATTTTTAGCGCTGATTGCACTGAAAAATGCAGGGATTGTTATTTCTAACCCGCCGACACTTATCTCACTGGGTGATATGCACGCTTTACCGGCTATTCTTGCTTGTGTGGGTTTCTTTCTCACTATCGCACTGGCACATTACCGTGTTAAAGGCGGTGTTATGTTCGCAATTTTAGCGATAACACTGATCGGTTTTTTAGCCGGTGATGTGGAGTATAATGGTATTATGTCAATGCCACCAAGTATTGCACCGACACTTCTACAGATGGATATTGCAGGTGCATTCAATGTGGGTATGATAAGTATTGTTTTTGCCTTCCTGTTTGTTGATTTGTTTGATACCTCGGGCACCTTAATTGCCGTGGCAGACAAAGGAAAACTATTAGATAAAGAAGGAAATTTACCGCGTTTAAATCGTGCCTTATTAGCTGACAGTGGCGCATCAATCGCCGGTTCAATGCTGGGTACATCAACCACCACCAGTTATATTGAAAGTATTGCGGGTGTTGCCGAAGGCGGTCGTACCGGGTTAACTGCGGTGACGGTTGGTCTGTTATTTTTAGTCGCTTTATTCTTTGCTCCATTAGCGGGAATGATACCTGCTTATGCTACAACTGGCGCATTATTATACGTTGCAGTATTGATGGTGGAAGGGCTGAAAACAATTAACTGGGATGATATTACAGAAGCCGCACCGGTTGTTGTTGTTACCCTGATGATGCCATTAACCTTTTCTATTGCTAATGGTATTTCGCTTGGTTTTATCGCCTATGCGGCCATTAAAGTAATGAGTGGCAAAGCCAAAGACCTAAGTGCAAGCGTTTGGTTCTTAGCGGCATTATTCCTGGCAAAAATGATTTTCTTCCCGGGTTAA
- a CDS encoding D-2-hydroxyacid dehydrogenase — MKIVLLDAETLSDSDLSPFENLGDFISYPLTSKEQRLLHIGDRNVIITNKVVIDQEIIAANPQLKLICIAATGMNNVDLIAAEKAGIMVKNVSGYSTESVAQSTFSMLFQLIHQSRYYDHYTQSKEWCNSPTFTHLSKPFGEIKGKRWGIIGMGEIGRRVAEIASVFGCELCYFSASGKNNQQDYPQVDLATLLSTCDIISIHAPLNEHTHNLIDKQALKKLKAGAVLLNMGRGGIVNEDAMAEALDQSDIYHGTDVLEIEPMIQDHPYLSVQAKERLVMTPHTAWASQEARTKLINMIVDNIKSANF, encoded by the coding sequence ATGAAAATTGTATTATTGGATGCAGAAACATTAAGTGATAGTGATTTATCTCCATTTGAAAATTTGGGTGATTTTATAAGCTATCCGCTGACCAGCAAGGAACAAAGATTATTACATATTGGCGACCGGAATGTCATTATCACCAATAAGGTTGTTATTGATCAGGAAATTATAGCGGCAAATCCACAATTGAAATTAATCTGTATTGCAGCTACGGGAATGAACAATGTTGATTTAATTGCTGCTGAAAAAGCCGGTATAATGGTTAAAAATGTGTCTGGCTATTCTACCGAGAGTGTCGCCCAATCTACTTTTTCAATGCTCTTTCAGTTAATACATCAAAGCCGTTATTATGATCATTACACACAGTCTAAAGAATGGTGTAACAGCCCCACCTTTACGCATCTCAGCAAACCCTTTGGTGAAATAAAGGGTAAACGTTGGGGCATTATCGGCATGGGCGAAATTGGTCGACGAGTTGCTGAAATTGCAAGCGTATTTGGATGTGAACTTTGTTATTTTTCTGCTTCGGGTAAAAATAATCAGCAAGATTATCCGCAGGTTGATTTGGCAACGTTATTATCTACCTGTGACATTATTAGTATTCATGCACCGCTTAATGAACATACGCATAATTTAATTGATAAACAGGCGCTAAAAAAACTAAAAGCAGGGGCTGTTCTACTTAATATGGGCCGCGGTGGGATAGTCAATGAAGATGCAATGGCTGAAGCGCTTGATCAGTCGGATATTTATCATGGTACTGATGTGCTCGAGATTGAGCCTATGATTCAAGACCATCCCTATTTATCTGTGCAGGCAAAAGAGCGCTTGGTGATGACTCCCCATACTGCATGGGCCAGTCAAGAAGCAAGAACAAAACTTATCAATATGATTGTTGATAATATTAAATCTGCGAATTTTTAG
- a CDS encoding NAD(P)/FAD-dependent oxidoreductase encodes MIRLNQVKLPLDHTDDALQKYVLKALSISAEQLTDIHIFKRGYDARKRNAITLIYTLDVTLADVDEEAILVHFVKSPDVRKSPDTEYKYVAQAPDNLTERPIVIGMGPCGLFSALLLAQMGFKPIILERGKSVHERSKDTFRFWRKGELNTESNVQFGEGGAGTFSDGKLYSQVKDPNFLGLKVKQEFVAAGAPAEIIYVSKPHIGTFKLVTMVERMRRKIIALGGEIRFESRVEEIHIDDAQITGVTLNGGEVIKSKHVVLAIGHSARDTVQMLSDKGVYLEAQSFSIGFRIEHKQELIDQSRFGINAGNPILGAADYKLVHHCKSGRSVYSFCMCPGGVVVGATSEKEAVVTNGMSQYSRSERNANSAIVVGVSPSDFNNDPLQGIALQRQLERQAYILGGSNYDAPAQRVGDFLAGNEAKPVGEIEPSFKPGVKMIDLSSSLPDFAIDALREALPAFDKKIRGFAAADTMLTGVETRTSSPLQIKRGRDYQSVNVKGLYPGGEGAGYAGGILSASIDGIKIAEAVALDMLLEK; translated from the coding sequence ATGATACGTCTAAACCAAGTTAAACTCCCGCTAGATCATACTGATGATGCGCTCCAAAAATATGTTTTAAAGGCACTATCAATTTCAGCTGAGCAATTAACTGATATCCATATTTTTAAACGCGGTTATGACGCGCGTAAGCGTAATGCGATCACCCTGATTTATACTCTGGATGTGACCTTAGCCGATGTTGATGAAGAGGCTATATTAGTGCATTTTGTCAAATCACCGGATGTCCGTAAATCACCGGATACCGAATATAAATATGTCGCACAGGCCCCTGATAATCTTACTGAGCGTCCAATTGTTATTGGAATGGGACCCTGTGGTTTATTTAGCGCTTTGCTTCTTGCACAAATGGGTTTTAAGCCGATCATTTTAGAGCGTGGTAAATCGGTACACGAGCGTTCTAAAGATACCTTTCGTTTCTGGCGAAAAGGAGAGCTAAATACAGAATCCAATGTGCAGTTTGGCGAGGGGGGAGCCGGTACATTTTCCGATGGCAAATTATACAGTCAGGTAAAAGATCCAAATTTTCTCGGTTTAAAGGTAAAGCAGGAATTTGTTGCGGCGGGTGCACCGGCTGAAATTATTTATGTTAGTAAACCGCATATTGGTACCTTTAAACTGGTCACTATGGTTGAGCGCATGCGCCGTAAGATCATTGCATTAGGTGGGGAAATTCGTTTTGAAAGCCGTGTTGAAGAAATTCATATTGACGATGCGCAAATCACCGGCGTGACACTTAACGGCGGGGAGGTTATCAAATCCAAGCATGTGGTATTGGCAATCGGTCATAGTGCGCGTGATACAGTGCAGATGTTATCCGATAAAGGGGTGTATCTTGAAGCGCAATCGTTCTCGATTGGATTTCGCATCGAACATAAACAGGAGCTGATTGATCAAAGCCGTTTTGGTATCAATGCGGGTAATCCTATTTTGGGTGCTGCCGATTATAAATTAGTACATCACTGTAAGAGTGGGCGCAGTGTTTATAGTTTTTGTATGTGTCCGGGAGGTGTGGTTGTTGGCGCAACATCGGAAAAAGAAGCCGTTGTGACCAACGGTATGAGCCAATATTCACGCAGTGAACGTAATGCGAACAGTGCTATTGTTGTCGGTGTTTCTCCCAGTGATTTTAATAATGACCCGTTACAGGGAATTGCATTGCAGCGTCAATTGGAACGTCAAGCTTATATTCTTGGTGGCAGTAATTATGATGCACCGGCGCAACGTGTGGGGGATTTTCTGGCGGGCAATGAAGCTAAGCCCGTTGGGGAGATTGAACCTTCCTTTAAACCCGGTGTAAAAATGATAGATTTGAGCAGCAGTTTGCCTGATTTTGCCATTGATGCGCTTCGTGAAGCATTACCGGCATTTGATAAAAAAATACGTGGCTTTGCAGCTGCAGATACAATGCTAACCGGGGTCGAAACACGCACTTCTTCACCGCTGCAGATTAAACGTGGTAGGGACTATCAAAGTGTTAACGTGAAAGGTTTATACCCGGGTGGCGAAGGAGCTGGTTATGCCGGAGGCATTTTATCCGCCAGTATTGACGGTATTAAAATAGCGGAAGCCGTGGCATTGGATATGCTTTTGGAAAAGTGA
- the hflC gene encoding protease modulator HflC encodes MKNITTGFALLLIALVVMTLKSTLYTVGEVEQVIITQFGKPVGTPVTNAGLKAKFPFIQEVNSIDKRVLEWDGEPSDMPTKDKLYISVDLFARWRITDPLQYFLRLRDERSAQSRLDDILGSETRNAVAKHELIEIIRTTKDREPLRDDLLTDAERALKMGSLVPIQKGRMLVEQEIFIAAAEKVQVFGIELLDIRFKRINYNASVRPKIYDRMISERRQIAERFLSEGNGEAARIRGNRLRDLNKIQSEAYRQVEEIQGVADAKASEIYARAYNQSPQSVGLYEFTRTMQAYRSIIAQNTTLVLSTDSDLFKFLKGINVDKMPLPKEGNIP; translated from the coding sequence ATGAAGAACATAACAACAGGATTTGCATTATTATTGATAGCACTGGTGGTTATGACATTAAAATCGACGCTTTACACTGTGGGTGAAGTTGAGCAGGTTATTATTACACAGTTTGGAAAGCCGGTAGGTACCCCTGTTACCAATGCGGGTTTGAAGGCAAAATTCCCCTTTATACAAGAGGTCAACAGCATAGATAAAAGAGTCTTAGAGTGGGATGGCGAACCATCGGATATGCCGACTAAAGATAAGCTCTATATCTCTGTGGATCTTTTTGCCCGCTGGCGGATAACCGATCCTCTGCAATATTTTCTGCGCTTGCGCGATGAGCGCAGCGCCCAATCAAGACTGGACGATATTCTTGGCAGTGAAACCCGTAATGCTGTGGCAAAACACGAATTAATCGAGATAATCCGCACCACAAAAGATCGGGAGCCGCTGCGTGATGATCTTCTGACCGATGCCGAGCGCGCGCTGAAAATGGGTTCTCTGGTGCCCATTCAGAAAGGCCGTATGCTGGTGGAGCAAGAAATTTTTATTGCTGCAGCCGAAAAAGTGCAGGTGTTTGGTATTGAGCTTCTGGATATCCGCTTTAAACGCATTAATTACAATGCGAGTGTGCGGCCCAAAATTTATGATCGTATGATCAGTGAGCGCAGGCAGATTGCCGAGCGTTTTCTGTCCGAGGGAAATGGTGAAGCCGCCAGAATTCGAGGGAATCGTCTTCGGGATTTAAATAAAATACAGTCAGAAGCCTATCGGCAGGTAGAGGAGATTCAGGGCGTTGCTGATGCCAAAGCCTCTGAAATTTATGCGCGGGCATACAATCAAAGCCCTCAATCTGTTGGTTTGTATGAGTTTACCCGCACGATGCAGGCATACCGGAGTATTATTGCGCAGAATACAACTTTGGTCTTATCGACAGACAGTGACCTGTTTAAATTTCTTAAGGGAATTAATGTGGATAAAATGCCATTGCCAAAAGAGGGGAATATTCCTTAA
- the hflK gene encoding FtsH protease activity modulator HflK, producing the protein MSTENEQDPRTPWDNNQGFPPEYGLLMKRGYSHYKRRLLGRHSRGAGRYVFYILFLLLAGISLWSAIYTIPSDSVAVVQRFGKYLKEVPAGLHIKMPLGIDRATIVPVKRQLKQEFGFTTPDATDPYQSSGVRASEQETQMVTGDLNAALVEWVVQYRIADPVKFLFKVRQPSETLRSVSESVMREVVGDRTVDEVITIGRQEIEYEALTKMQALSSKYEMGISIDQVQLKNINPPKPVQASFNEVNQAQQEKEKLINEARRDYNKVIPLALGEKDQRIREADGYRLKRINEAEGDVARFNALFAEYLKAPEVTKRRIYLETMQAVLPQIRSKIIIDSNSPSILPWLDLNAAQGEKP; encoded by the coding sequence ATGTCGACAGAAAATGAGCAGGACCCCCGAACTCCTTGGGATAATAATCAAGGTTTTCCTCCGGAATATGGTTTATTAATGAAGAGAGGATATTCGCACTATAAAAGAAGGCTTCTGGGTAGACACTCAAGGGGAGCTGGCCGGTATGTTTTTTATATTTTGTTTTTATTGCTGGCTGGAATAAGCCTCTGGTCCGCTATTTACACTATTCCCAGTGATTCTGTTGCGGTTGTACAGCGATTTGGAAAATATTTAAAAGAAGTGCCTGCCGGACTGCATATTAAAATGCCACTTGGTATTGACCGTGCCACTATTGTTCCGGTTAAAAGACAATTAAAGCAAGAGTTTGGTTTTACCACACCGGATGCGACGGATCCTTATCAAAGTTCCGGTGTGAGAGCGAGCGAACAGGAAACACAAATGGTCACCGGTGATTTAAATGCCGCCCTTGTGGAGTGGGTAGTTCAGTATCGTATTGCCGATCCGGTTAAATTCTTATTTAAAGTGCGCCAGCCCAGTGAAACCCTGCGCTCAGTTTCAGAATCAGTGATGCGTGAAGTGGTGGGGGATCGTACCGTTGATGAAGTGATCACTATTGGCCGTCAGGAGATTGAGTATGAAGCATTGACCAAAATGCAGGCGCTTTCCAGTAAATATGAAATGGGGATCAGTATTGATCAGGTACAGCTAAAAAATATTAACCCGCCAAAGCCAGTTCAGGCATCTTTTAACGAAGTAAACCAAGCGCAGCAGGAAAAAGAAAAGCTAATTAATGAAGCTCGGCGTGACTACAATAAAGTTATTCCATTAGCGCTGGGTGAAAAAGATCAACGTATTCGTGAGGCTGATGGTTACCGGCTTAAACGCATTAACGAGGCTGAAGGTGATGTTGCGCGATTTAATGCACTGTTCGCTGAATACCTTAAGGCGCCTGAAGTCACAAAGAGACGTATCTATCTTGAGACAATGCAGGCGGTGTTACCACAGATACGCTCCAAAATAATTATCGATTCAAACAGCCCGAGTATTTTGCCATGGTTAGATCTTAATGCGGCCCAGGGAGAAAAGCCATGA
- a CDS encoding GNAT family N-acetyltransferase, giving the protein MLIIRKYVEQDAREIWLLFFNTIRNINRHDYTELQVQAWAPDSMDLFIWNKRMIDIEPFIAEIDGTIVGYADLQNDGLIDHFFCHYQYQRQGIGSALMAHIFDLGGKKKINSYFSQVSISAKPFFEHFGFKLVKQQSIDVKEQQLINFHMQKRV; this is encoded by the coding sequence ATGCTTATTATCAGAAAATATGTTGAACAAGATGCAAGAGAAATCTGGTTGCTTTTTTTTAATACCATCAGAAATATTAATCGTCATGACTATACCGAGTTGCAGGTGCAGGCCTGGGCACCCGATTCAATGGATCTTTTTATCTGGAATAAACGTATGATCGATATTGAGCCCTTTATTGCAGAAATTGACGGCACTATTGTCGGTTATGCAGATTTACAGAATGATGGTCTGATAGATCATTTTTTCTGTCACTATCAATATCAGAGACAAGGAATAGGCAGTGCGCTAATGGCGCATATTTTTGATCTCGGCGGCAAGAAGAAAATTAACAGCTATTTTTCGCAGGTAAGTATCAGTGCAAAACCTTTCTTTGAGCATTTTGGATTTAAGCTGGTAAAACAACAGTCAATTGATGTAAAAGAGCAGCAACTGATTAATTTTCATATGCAAAAAAGAGTCTGA